CGGTCTCGCTGAGCGCATCGCACAGGAAGGACTAGACGTGTTGGACGAGATTGCGCTTGCGCCGGGCACATCCGATCTGGCTCGCTGGTTCGACGACGCGGACGAGGCATTCCTCGGCTCGTGGGCGCAAATCCGCAAGAACCTGGAGAACTACCCCGAGCTGCGCGATCTCACAAAGAAGCTGACGGAGAAAGCTTCGCCCTCGGCACTGGTTGCGGCAGCGGAGCTCATGGAGGCCAACGCCTCGGGAGAACTCGCGCAAGCCTTGGAAAATGAACGCATTTTGGGCGCGGTAGTGTGCCGCGAACCGGACTTTGCGGAGGGGGTACGAGCAGTGCTGGTGGACAAGACCCACGACGCCTCCTTCACCCCCGAACCACACCCCGCCAAATACCGGGAAGTTCTGAGCCGCCCCCGATAATTGGGCTAAGATGGGGCTGATTGCGCACCTTTTGGGCGCACATTTCCGAGAAGATCGCACAAGCTAAAAGGACGACTGTGACTGAGGCATCCTCGAACCCCCTAAATTGGAACCACAAACTGACTCTGGCTCAGGAAATGGTTCCGTTGATCAGCCAGCTTCACCGCGAAAATAACGTCGCCACCTCCATCTATGGTCGCCTTCTGGTGGGCGTGACCGACATTGACGTGATCAAGGCGCACCGCTACGCACGCCGCATCGTGGAACGGGAGTTGCCGCTGGACGACACTTTGCCGATACTCAAGGAGCTGGTGGAGCTTGACCTCGGCAGCGCGTCGATTGACTTAGGTCGGTTGGCAAAGAACTTTTCCCGCACTGAGGGAAAAGACCTGCGCACCTTCCTGGAGGAGGAGCTTGCCGAGGTCATTGGTGGGGCCCAGCAGCTTGAGCCGCGCGATGTGGTGCTCTACGGCTTCGGTCGCATCGGCCGCCTGCTGGCGCGGATCTTGATTGCCCGCGAGGGGATGTACGGAGGTGTGCGGCTGCGCGCTGTTGTGGTGCGCAAGAAGGGCGACGACGACATTGTCAAACGTGCCTCCCTGCTACGCCGCGACTCCGTCCACGGTGCTTTCAACGGCACGATCACCGTGGATGAGGAGAAGGAAATCATCTGGGCTAACGGCACCCCGATCCAAATGATCTACTCCGATGACCCTTCCAGCATCGATTACTCCGCTTACGGCATCAACGACGCCATCGTGGTGGACAACACTGGCCGCTGGCGTGACCGCGAGGGCCTGTCGCAGCACTTGAAGTCCACGGGTGTTGACCGTGTCGTTCTCACCGCGCCGGGCAAAGGCGATGTGCGCAACATCGTCTACGGAGTTAACCACGGCGACATTACTAATGAAGACTCGGATCGTGTGATCTCCGCGGCGTCGTGCACCACCAACGGCATCACCCCGGTGCTGAAGGTGATCAACGACCGCTACGGAGTGCGTCACGGCCACGTCGAAACGGTCCATGCTTACACCAATGACCAAAACTTGGCGGACAATTACCACAAGGGCCCGCGCCGTGGTCGCGCTGCCGCCCTCAACATGGTTCTCACCGAAACCGGTGCAGCGAAGGCCGTCGCCAAGGCCCTGCCAGAGTTTGAAGGCAAGTTGACCGGCAACGCGATTCGCGTTCCCACCCCTGATGTGTCCATGGCTGTGCTGAACCTCGACCTGGAAAAGGAGGTGGAGAAGGATGAGGTTAACGATTATATGCGTCGCGTGTCCACCGACTCGAACCTGCGCCAACAAATTGACTACATCAATTCGCCGGACATCGTCTCCACGGACCTGCTCGGCACCACTCACGCTGGTGTCGTCGACGGCTTAGCGACGATCGCCTCCGGCAACCACCTGGTGCTCTACGTCTGGTACGACAATGAGTACGGCTACTCCAACCAGGTCATCCGCATTGTTGAGGAGATCGGGGGCGTGCGCCCCAAGATCTACCCAGTGCGCAAAGACCCGCAAGACATTCGCTAAGAAGCGTTAGAGCACGCGCGCCTGGGCCTCGGCGTAAAGCTCGACCAGGCGCTGCGTCGACGCCTGCCAGGACCATTTGCGTGCTTCCTCGCGCGCCGCGCGCGACATCGTGCTTCGCAAGTGCGGTTCGCTGAGCAGGCGCGACAGCGGTCCAGCCCAGGCGGAATCCGGCAGGTCCGGGTCGATCAGGAAGCCGGTGACTGTGTCCTCGACAACATAGGGCAGACCCCCGGCGCGGGCGGCGACAACCGGCACACCGGAGGCGAAAGCCTCTAAAGCCGCGAAGCCGAGGGTTTCTGTCGTCGAGGGAAACAGCAAAGCATCGCCGGAGGCGTAGGCTGCCTGCAACTCGGAACCGGTGAGGTAGCCGGTAAAAGTGATCCAGTCGCGGTTCATCGTTGCACCCAGCTCCTCGGCCTGCGGGCCGTCGCCCACCAGCGCTAGGCGCGCCGTGGGGATACGTTGCCGCACCTGCTCCATGATGCCGAGTGTCCTTGAGGTCGACTTTTCGGCGGAGATCCGACCGACGTAGATAACCAGGGGAGCGTCAGGGTTGCCGCCGCTCAGTGCGGCCCTGGCTTGAGGTGAGGCCTTGGCGGGAGAGAAACCGACCGTGTCGACAGCCTTCGGCCAAATCTCCACACGTGGAATGTCATAATCTTTCGCCTTGTCCAGCATCGGCGCGGAGGTCACCAAGTTGACCTGGGCTTTAGCGTGGAAATGCCGGATGCCCACCTGAGAAGGCTTTTTGAGCCAGCCTGCACCCAAACGCACCGTGTACTCGGGCACGTCGGTGTGGAAGGAAGCGAGGATGGGCAGACCCATCCGGCTGGCGATCAAAGTGGCGAAGCCCGCAAACCACATCGGGTTGACTGCGTGAACCACATCTGGTTTGAACGCCAAAAGCCGGCGGTACACCCTGGGAGTGAAAAACCCAGCCCCGATTTCGGGATAGAGCGGCCAGAACGGAACAGAGGGGACCTTCACCACCTCAAAGCCGGCATAGGTGGGTGGGGGATCGCCGGGAGCGAAGATGAGCACCTCGTGGCCCATGACGGCGAACTGGTCCAAAGTGCGCGTCACGCGGGTGACCACACCGTCGATCTTCGGTAAAAAGACCTCCGTAAACAGGGCGATGCGCATTTACTTCTCGCCGGCGGGGACACCCTCAGACTGGTTTTTGGTCCACAATGAGCGCGCCGGAATCTTCGAGCGGTCTGCCCGGTCAGCGTACTTGCGGGCGACGTCTTCGACCTCAAGCAAAAGGCCCTCGGCAAGGCGGGTCGGCTCAAGACCTAAATCGAGGAAGGTGTCGTTGGACACGTGCAGGTCGTTTTCCGCAGACTCTTTGCGCGGGTTGGGCACCTGGGCAACCTCAGCGCCGGAAATGCGTCCGATGAGCTCAGCGAGGTCACGCACGCGGTGCGTTTCCGTCATCTGGTTGAAAATTTTCACCCGATCACCACGGGCTGGCGGATTGTTCAGCGCGATCTCAATGCACTTGACCATGTCACGGATATGAATGAAGGCGCGTGTCTGGCCTCCCGTGCCGTGAACCGTCAACGGGTAGCCCACAGCCGCCTGCATAAGAAAACGGTTGAGCACCGTGCCGTAGTCACCGTCGTAGTCGAATCGGTTAATGAGGCGTTCGTCGCGCTCAGTTTGCGGGGTGTGGGTGCCCCAAATGATGCCTTGGTGCAGGTCCGTGATGCGCAGCTCGTCGTTTTTCGCATAGTAGGCGAAGAGGTTTTGATCCAGCACCTTCGTCATATGGTAGACCGAGCCCGGGTTCGTCGGGTAGAGAATTTCCTGCTCCACGGTCGTGTTGTTTTCGGTTTTGACCGTAACGTTGAGGTAGCCCTCCGGGATTTTCATTCCGGCGGTGCCGTAGCCGTAGACGCCCATGGTGCCCAAGTGGACGACGTGGACATCCAACCCCGACTCCACGATGGCTACCAGCAGGTTATGTGTGGCATTGACGTTATTGTCGATGGTGTATCGCTTCGTGCGGTGGTTTTTCATCGAATAAGGCGCGGCGCGCTGTTCCGCGAAATGGATGACCGTGTCGGGGCGGTATTCAGTGATGAAAGCGAAAAGGCCATCGAAGTTATGGGCGACGTCGAGGTTGCGGAATTCGATGTCTTTACCGGAGACTTCCCTCCATGCCGCAATCCGCTCGTCGATCGTGGCAATCGGGGTGAGTGATTGCGCTCCAAGCTCCTCGTCGATGCGTCGGCGCGACAAGTTGTCCACGATAGCAACATCGTGGCCGAGGTCGGAGAGGTGCAGAGACGCCGGCCAACCGCAAAATCCATCTCCGCCGAGAACAGCAATCCTCACTTCGGGCCCTTCCTGGAAAACATTGTTTGGGTGCATGTTTAAGGACCGCCCTCAGGTTTCCGGCGGGCCTTCGGTATAGGTTACAACCCGACAGCGCTAAGCGCTGACTAACTCAAATCGGGTTCGCCCAACCTTTTACTCGTGCTGCGGTAGCATTTTCGTGTATGAAAGAAACAATGCGTGCGGGAGGCCAAGCGGACGTCATCGTGGTTGGGTCCGGTTTGTCCGGGATGGTGGCTGGCTACGAAGCGGCACGAGCGGGACGAAAAGTTGTTTTTGTTGAGCAGGAGAGCAAAGCAAATCTTGGGGGACAGGCCTTTTGGTCGCTCGGCGGGCTTTTTCTGGTGGATTCCCCCGAACAGTCCTTGATGAAGGTTAAAGATAGCGAGGAGCTAGCGTGGGTGGATTGGCTGAACTCCGCTGACTACGACGATGAGGAGCACGACAACTGGCCGCGTCGGTGGGGGCGTGAATTTGTGCGCTTTGCAACCCATGAAATGCGTGATTACCTCAAAGGTTTGGGTCTGCGTGTACTACCAACCATCGGTTGGGCTGAGCGTGGCTCCGGTGACGCCTCCGGCCACGGCAATTCCGTGCCGCGCTTCCACGTCACCTGGGGCACCGGCCCGGAAGTGGTGCGAGTCTTCGCGGATCCGCTTCGTGCATTCGAGGCCGAAGGCCGCGTCGAATTTCGCTTCCGGCACCGTGTCGACGACATCATCGTCGAAAATGGCGCGGCAGTAGGAGTACGTGGTGTGCAGCTTGTTGAGGATACTGGGGCGCGCGCGGAGGCGTCGTCAAGCGATGAGCTCGCCGCGTTCGAGCTGCGCGGCGCAGCTATCGTCATCGCAACCGGCGGCATCGGCGGCAACCTTGAGAAGGTGCGCCGTAGCTGGCCGGAGGATCGGTGGGGTCCCTGCCCGGACAACATGGTCACTGGCGTGCCAGCCTACGTTGACGGCCGCGGCATCGACATTGCGTCCGAAGCGGGCGCCCG
The Corynebacterium sp. BD556 genome window above contains:
- a CDS encoding glyceraldehyde-3-phosphate dehydrogenase, giving the protein MTEASSNPLNWNHKLTLAQEMVPLISQLHRENNVATSIYGRLLVGVTDIDVIKAHRYARRIVERELPLDDTLPILKELVELDLGSASIDLGRLAKNFSRTEGKDLRTFLEEELAEVIGGAQQLEPRDVVLYGFGRIGRLLARILIAREGMYGGVRLRAVVVRKKGDDDIVKRASLLRRDSVHGAFNGTITVDEEKEIIWANGTPIQMIYSDDPSSIDYSAYGINDAIVVDNTGRWRDREGLSQHLKSTGVDRVVLTAPGKGDVRNIVYGVNHGDITNEDSDRVISAASCTTNGITPVLKVINDRYGVRHGHVETVHAYTNDQNLADNYHKGPRRGRAAALNMVLTETGAAKAVAKALPEFEGKLTGNAIRVPTPDVSMAVLNLDLEKEVEKDEVNDYMRRVSTDSNLRQQIDYINSPDIVSTDLLGTTHAGVVDGLATIASGNHLVLYVWYDNEYGYSNQVIRIVEEIGGVRPKIYPVRKDPQDIR
- a CDS encoding glycosyltransferase family 4 protein, with amino-acid sequence MRIALFTEVFLPKIDGVVTRVTRTLDQFAVMGHEVLIFAPGDPPPTYAGFEVVKVPSVPFWPLYPEIGAGFFTPRVYRRLLAFKPDVVHAVNPMWFAGFATLIASRMGLPILASFHTDVPEYTVRLGAGWLKKPSQVGIRHFHAKAQVNLVTSAPMLDKAKDYDIPRVEIWPKAVDTVGFSPAKASPQARAALSGGNPDAPLVIYVGRISAEKSTSRTLGIMEQVRQRIPTARLALVGDGPQAEELGATMNRDWITFTGYLTGSELQAAYASGDALLFPSTTETLGFAALEAFASGVPVVAARAGGLPYVVEDTVTGFLIDPDLPDSAWAGPLSRLLSEPHLRSTMSRAAREEARKWSWQASTQRLVELYAEAQARVL
- a CDS encoding NAD-dependent epimerase/dehydratase family protein, whose amino-acid sequence is MRIAVLGGDGFCGWPASLHLSDLGHDVAIVDNLSRRRIDEELGAQSLTPIATIDERIAAWREVSGKDIEFRNLDVAHNFDGLFAFITEYRPDTVIHFAEQRAAPYSMKNHRTKRYTIDNNVNATHNLLVAIVESGLDVHVVHLGTMGVYGYGTAGMKIPEGYLNVTVKTENNTTVEQEILYPTNPGSVYHMTKVLDQNLFAYYAKNDELRITDLHQGIIWGTHTPQTERDERLINRFDYDGDYGTVLNRFLMQAAVGYPLTVHGTGGQTRAFIHIRDMVKCIEIALNNPPARGDRVKIFNQMTETHRVRDLAELIGRISGAEVAQVPNPRKESAENDLHVSNDTFLDLGLEPTRLAEGLLLEVEDVARKYADRADRSKIPARSLWTKNQSEGVPAGEK